The Oncorhynchus kisutch isolate 150728-3 linkage group LG10, Okis_V2, whole genome shotgun sequence region gacccactggctccaagtcatctacaagtccatgctaggtaaagctccgccttatctcagctcactggtcacgatggcaacacccatccgtagcacgcgctccagcaggtgtatctcactgatcatccctaaagccaacacctcatttggccccctttcgttccagtactctgctgcctgtgactggaacgaattgcaaaaatcgctgaagttggagacttttatctccctcaccaacttcaaacatcagctatctgagcagctaaccgatcgctgcagctgtacatagtctattggtaaatagcccacccttttcacctacctcatccccatactgtttttatttatttacttttctgctcttttgcacaccaatatctctacctgtacatgaccatctgatcattcatcactccagtgttaatctgaattttttttattatttgcctacctcctcatgccttttgcacacattgtatatagaccccccctttgttttctactgtgttattgacttgttaattgtttactccatgtgtaactctttgttgtatgctcacactgctatgctttatcttggccaggtcgcagttgcaaatgagaacttgttctcaactagcctacctggttaaataaaggtgttctcaactagcctacctggttaaataaaggtgttctcatctagcctacctggttaaataaaggtgaaaaaaatatataaaaaataaaacttgGAGCCAGCAACTCGTGTGTGTTGAATGCGCCTGCAACACCCTCCCCTGCTCTACCAACAGGTTCTCACCTTTCGAGTGTTCACGTGGTTTGAACATAACTTTTATACATTTTCATGATTAtatcacatgatttcacattaTTGATTTGTTTATGTAATTATTTGTTTATTTCTTTAAATAACTGTACAATGCAATTCAGCGATTAACTGCCAATGTTGTACTCACCTTCAGGTCAGTTTATCAGAGATCGTTTATGGTAGTATATTCAAAACTTGATACAAACAACCTTCATCTGTCCTTTACAAATGGGTGTGGTTATTATATGTGTAAATGAAACTGCAAATGCATGGTGTTGTCTTAAAAACAAGGAGTGAAGTGTTACAATTTACCCCATGGTCTGGGTTAGTTGTAACAGAGCTTGGGGTGAATGGTAACAGATTGAAAAAGTGCATAAATCCTGACATGCAACTAATTATTGAACACGTTTATTGAGAGCATGAGAGCAACATTGCCATGTTTAACATTTTGTTTGgcagaaataataataaatataaatagtaaaatgTTTATTTGTTTGCCCTCCACTAAATGGTCTCTCTCAACCAAACAATAACTTGgctaaaatgtgtgtgtgggactgAATGTTGGATATGTTCACTTAATCAGAGTCACAGTTGTGACAGTGGTATGGCTGTCCTGGGGTACAGGCTTGGTGGGCCCATCATTTTCATTCTCAGCACTTCACCCAGACCTCCTTGGACTTGGAATTGTTAAAGTGATCCATGGACACAATGCAGAAGTTTTCCTCGTTGGAGGAAACTTCATAAGGCTTCTTTTTCttcacttcctgtctgaatgatGCGCCCaaggtaaactgcctgttactcaggccctgaagccaggatatgcatataattggtaccattccaaagaaaacactttgaagtgaaatgttaaaataatgtaggagactataacacaatagatatggtaggagaaaatccaaagaaaaaccaaccagatttTTTTTGGGAGAGCCCATGCTATTACAATGGACAGTATAGGGGCATATTGAATTCTACCTCCCAGGATacatttcctatggcttccactgggtgtcagtagtctttgttcaaggtctCAGCCCTGTAACTTCCAAAACAAGTAAGAAATAGGAGTTTTAGTACAAGTGCAGTTACgagtttcctattgaacatacttctttccatatgaaatattatagtttgattacatttgagggtatctgaggattaaatagaaatgtattttgacttgttgaaacaaagtttagagGTATATTTTCGGATTCCtatctctgcatgttgaacgagtggattactcaaatcgatggcgccaactaaacagactttttgggatataaagaaggattttatctaacaaaacgacactacatgttatagctgggacccttttgATGACAAATCAGATGaacattttcaaaaagtaagtgaatatttaatcgctatttgtgaatgtatgaaacctgtgccggtggaaaaatattttgatgaagggcgccatcctcaaacaatcacatggcatgctttcgctgtaaagccttctgtaaatcggacagtgcagttagattaacaagaatttaagccttcaatcgatgtaagacacttgtatgtccctaaatgtttaatatccataatatccatatccatatccattttgatgattatttatttgaattgcgagccttccagtttcaccggaagttgtcccgctaagGGGATGCCTATCCATGAGAGGTTGCAAGACAGTTTTTTGTTGTTTCAGTGTGGTTTGTTTTGGCTTGCATCTTTCCAGCTGTTTTTTTAAGGCAGAATCATATTCGCTTTGCTTTCTGAGTGATTGACTGTTTATGCTCTTCTTCCAGTGCCTGCTTGATGGGTGTATCCATCGAAATCACAGTTTTTCTCCTCTTCCTACCCCTTGTTGTAATTTTCCTGGGCCCTGCTTTTGGGAAGGGGAGTACATTAACTGGTTTGAAATCAGAAGAGTAATCAGGTGTTTCACAGCCACAGCCTGATACATGTGGGGAGGTGCCCTGTGAAGTGACTAGAGAGGTGGCCTTGAGAGGTGGCCTGGAAGGCAGCTGCAGAGGTGGCCTGGAAGGCAGTTGGAGAGGTGGGCACAGTGGGCACAGTGGGCACAGCTGCCCTCAAGAGACACTCTGACAACTTCTGCTCCTGCTCATCCATGAAGACCCTGTTTCCACTACGGTAGCCTACATGAGGAAGCTCTCTCGACCCCTTCTCCAGTAGCTTCTTTATCTCTTTGCAGAATCTGTACAGCATCACATGACATATGCCATACAACGTTGCATCTGATCTGATTGACCCCTGCTCTGCTATATAATTTGACAGTCTTTTCAAAGTGTGGAGACATGCTGaaagtaaaatatttttttttgcaaaaacatCTTGTTTTACTCTGGGTAGTTTCATTTTCTCACAAGTTATTacaactaaccctgaccctttcAGCCTTTAGCTAGCTATCATTTTAGCTCAACTCTTTAGCTAAACATTTTAGTTTAAACTTTAGCATTGCTAACTTACATCAAATATCTCTACACAGAATGGATATAACCCTGATATAAGTTTGGTGAATGGAACTACAAAGCAGTTGATGCCATCACAAAAAAAAATGGGTCAAAATAATTACCTAACTCAAAATCTGATTTCTGTCAATAGAATGTGCATAGTTTATCACAGGGACTAACTTTTTCACATGCGGGTTCAAGACTAAACTGAGCATATGCACAGTGAATCACAGGATTCTACCTTACTCCTGATTGGAGGAATTGCAAGTGTTACAACTGTCCCGTGTTACAACCATTCCTGGTCTCCCCTACTATAAATATGATTCATGCCAACTGGATATATAATTGGCTATAGGCCAAAAAAGAGAAACTAGCTAAAGCTGTATTACAATCTACAATACTCGCAATACTCTAAGAACTTTGCCAGCAGGGGTTATTCTTCCCCCGTAAATGCTGTTGTGGGCACAAGTGTGTTAGAGAGGATGAATGCTTAGAATTTATATGAGGGGACATACTGTAGTGCTAGACAAGATAAGATATGAGTGCTTAGATATTCGAAATTGCTGTATTAATCACTTGAATGCCATTCTCAactgcagtaccagtcaaaagattggacaaacctgcttattcaagggtttttcttcatttgtactattttctacattgtagaatagtgaagatatcaaaaactatgaaataacaaatatggaatcatgtagtaatcaaagtagccaccctttgtcaccctttatttaactaggcaagtcagttaagaacaaattcttatttacaatgacggcctacaccggaaaaacctggacaacgctgggccaattgtgcgccgcccaatgggactcccaaccacggccggctgtgatacagcctgtaatcaaaccagggtgtctgtagtgacacctctagcactaagatgcaatgccttagaccactgtgccacttgggagcccactCGGGactgattttccaacagtcttgaaggagttcccacatatgctgggcacttgttggctgcttttccttcactctgcggtccaactcatcccaaaccatctcaattgggttgaggttgggtgattgtggaggccaggtcatctgatgcagcactccatcactctccttcttcgtcaaatagcccttacacagcctggaggtgtgttgggtcattctcctgttgaaaaacaaatgatagtcccactaagcacaaaccagatgggatggcgtatcgctgcagaatcctTTGGTAGCCAtattggttaagtgtgcctttaattcaaaataaatccagacagtgtcaccagcaaagcacccccacaccatcacacctcctcctccatgcgtcactgtgggaaccacacatgcagagataatccgtttacctactctgcgtctcacaaagacatggcagttgaaaaaaaaatctcacattttggGATCAGACCAGagcacagatttccactggtctaatgtccattgctcgtgtttcttggcccaagcaagtctcttcttattattggtgtcctttagtagtggtttcttcgcagcaattcgaccatgaaggcctgattcacgaagtctcctctgaacagttgactttgagatgtgtctgttacttgaactctgtgaagcatttacttgagctgcaatttctgaggctggtaactctaatgaacttatcctctgcagcagaggaatctctgggtcttccttccctgtggcggtcctcatgagagccagtttcatcatagtgcttgatgatttttgcgactgcacttaaagaaacgtaaaaaattcttgaaatgttccagattgactgaccttcatgtcttaaagtaatgatggactgttgtttctcgttgcttatttgagctggttatggcacaccagtctgtgtagagtatggaCCTGAGTcttgcctgtcaatgcaatagaatcctactccaatgtTTTCCATACTAAGTTTTGCATAGTTCGTTTTTTTTTGGTGTGttacattgaaagtggctaatattccATTGATTCAAGCAttcccataatatggacttggtattttaccaagtaggcgtatcttctatataccacccctaccttgtcacaacacaactaattgtctcaaacacattaagaaggaaagaaattccacaaatgaacttttatgaaggcacatctgttaattgaaatacatttctaCGTGACTACCttataaagctggttgagagaatatgcaaagctgtcatcaaggaatagggtggctacttcgaagaatctcaaatatattttgatttgtttaacacgttttgggttactacatgatcccacatgtgttattttgtagtttagatgtattcactattattctacaatgtagaaaatagtcaaataatgaaaaaccctggaaagagtaggtgtgtccaaagtttTGACCGTTTACTGTATGTGTCTTAAAATTAAGTTGAATACACTGGGAGATGaaatcaaatccattttttttGCTGTACACGGTTTACAGCATGTAtaaaaggtgcagtgaaatgtctgCGTGCTAGGCTATGTTCTGATCTGCTTGAAGTGATGTCAACAGGCCAGCAGGGGAAACTCTTGCCCCGTTGGTGCTGTTTTGGGGACAACAGTGTTAGAGGATGGAGGCTTAGAATTCATGTATGGGGACATTCTGTAGTAGTGCTAGAGAATGTAGTGCTAGAGAAAGAGAAGATATGGATGCTTAGAAATCCTACATTTCTGTATTAATTTCTTGAATGCCATTCTCAACTATGTGCTTTAAAATGAGGTTgattaaattaaatcaaattgcatttgttGTACACAGTTTACAGTATGCGTAAAAGGTGCAGTGAAATTCTTGCTTGCTAGGCTGGCTCActcaacattattattattattactagctTATTGCATGTATGAGCATTATGTAACGATGAACTCTTCGGGTTGCCTAGGACCTCTCTCTTCAATCACCTGGTTAAAAGTACAATACTATTTGCTTTTGGTCAGATATGGCAGATACACACATGGTTTCAGTTATCTTTGCTTTCAGGGCAGTACATGTAACCCAATACATTTGATTGTACAGGCTATTCTGAAGCCCCTTCCCCCAGCCACTTTTCCTTCCTAAATCTCTCCTCATTCACCTGTTTAAAAGTACAATGCTGTCTGATTTTGGTCAAATATGGCTATCACGACTCAGGATGttacccagatgcagacacaaacAATTTATTATAACACGGAGAGCAGGCAAAGTGCAGGTCGAGGACAGCCAGAGGTTCGTAACCCGATcagagtcaggtcaggcagaatggtcagaactgggaggactagaaaacagAAACTAGAAAGACTGGAAACCAGGAAAACACTGgtaagacaagacgaactggtaacagacaaacagaaatcgCAGGTGGAATTACcaaggggataatggggaaatatgggaaacacctggtgggggtggagacaagcataaatacaggtgaaacagatcagggtgtgaaaaTGGAAGAAATACGCCTGTTTCCAGTTCTGTCTGCTTTCAGGGCAGTACATGTCACCCAGTACAATGTGATAGTGCATGCTATTCTGAATCCCCTTCCCCCATCCAATTTTctatgggctcattgtaatgaatGTTTTACCCTTTTGCCCTGACATTGTCAAGATGTTTTTACACAATGAAGCCCATCCTCCATATTGCCTTCTAAAAAGGATTTGTCttttgtttttctttgttttcaTTGGAAGATCTTGTGAGTGAACCCAAATGATTGCCATTCCCGAAAACTTGAGACCTTCCTTCACCTAGTCTTGAAGACTCCCTGTTGTGGATAATACTGTTTATAAAGGCAATGGTCCAATCCAGACATAACCCTCTCCTAATTCCAAGGCACTTCATATAGATCTGAAATAAAGTGGATAGGTATTAGCAAGCTATCTAGACTTTGCTCCACTTTGCCTTCTGATAGGCATTTTGGAGTAATTTTTCCATATTGTTTGTACCCAATGTTCCCGCTAATGTTTTTCGGCattgagcaaatttcaggtctgctgagtgcaAACTGGAACATTGTGGAAATTCGGTGCAACTTCTGGCAcgagtttactgtgaacactgaggctgtaccctgctttcagttacagttttaacagtagGCTGCTGTGTCTTTTTGATCAtattgtaggcctaccagagtgcaACCcacaacattttaacatggaaatgaaTGTTCTGTCAGTAGCAGCAAAagtgtggtgttcaatgcaggcatacattccatgagacttttgaaagaaacatgcagggcttgacttTAATGTTTATCAagttgtccttcagacaaggtgactgaaaatgctgttgtttgatgcaagaaaccactttacaaaataaaatgctttATTATTTCCATACAATTAttagagagaaacagacaaattatgctaccctccaCCTATTTGCTACTTATCTTATTCAagactgtctcaaaatacaacactgcccctttaagacataaAAAAGGCTTTTCAAAGATGGCAAGAAATACACAtatttgtgctcttgtaggaagcaaccacTTCCCCATTGTTGACTAGACATtagctataactgggctaataactcaataactagcaaagaatatgaaaAAATGTACACAGGTGACTACATGCAGCTGTCGCTTTGATATCAAAACAAGAGCATTTACTTGAGACCACTCATGatataaacacagtccagtttatTAAattgaatggcacagatccatatattttttaaagatttatttttatttcacctttatttaaccaggtaggctttaTGAACCTTCATGGGTGAGGTtcataaagcatagcagtgtgaacagatatGGCAATGGCTATATGCATATAGGCCAACTTCAGCTCTGGTTATGGCGcaccagtctgtgtagagtatgggcCTTAGTcttgcctgtcaatgcaatagaatcctactccaaaGTTTTGCATGCTAAGGTCTTGCATAGTTGGTTTTGTTTCAGGATATATTACATTTAAAGTGCCTAATATTCAGTTGATTCGAACATTCCCACAGTAGAGTGAAGCGTTGATAGTGGTAACTGAAATGGAAGTGAGTTGAGTGATGTTCAATCTAGTGCTTCTCTCCgcaggctgatatttcttctgctgGCAGTCCGAGGGGAGCTGTgctcagcttagagggaacattgcttgTACCTATCCAAGCATTTCAGATCTATATGTGTGTCGTGggtaggggttgtttctggatagGACTGCCAGCTCCACCTTGCCCTTTGTGCAGTTTTTGCCCTTTTATCATTAAATGGAATTCAGCCCACTGTAGTGGCTTGTCTGACTTACAAATTTATAGATGATATGTATTCCCTATTTCTGCATCTCTCCACAACTAAACCATTTGTTTGTTGGTCATAATCATTGTTACAGGGGAGCTCAAAGATGAGAAACTATTCTGATTAAGTGTGACTCATTTGTTGCAATGTCCTACATGTTTGTAATATGAATCACTCAAACAACTTCTCATTTGTGTCTGtgataggggtggcagggtagcctagtgtttaaagtgttggactagtaaccggaaggttgcaagttcaaatccccaagctgacaaggtacaaatctgttgttcttcccctgaacaggcagttaacccactgttcctaggctgtcattgaaaataagaatttgttcttaactgacttgcctagttaaataaaggtacaaatataATAAAGCTCCTCCTTTCATCTTCAACAAACATTtcaatacagtgcatttggaaagtgttcagactcCTTCAccttttccccattttgttacattacagcctaattctaaaaaaCATCCACGTGTGTAGCAGGTCAAATTTCAGTATCCCCcaaattatttgtattattatgccTTTCCCGAACCGCAACCCACAAACGTAACTCAACAAAATTATACCCGAAcgcaaccctaacctaacccttgtTCCTAAACCTAAACATAACCATAACCACAATGAATTTATACCTCTAAGACTGAATTTAGTTTTTTTCTGCTGGTCAAATATCCACTGCCTCTATTTTATACATTGGGACGAACTTCAGCATAGTTTTTAACGACCCCTGAAAAGCGAATGACTTTGACTTCTTTGGTTTTGGCCTTGAAGTCCTGCCACAGGTACTCGGGAGACAACACCTTGCTGGGCTTGTTATAGAGCAGGTACCTGTTGAGGTGGCTCTCCTCCTGCCAGGCAGCCTCGATGGAATTCCCAGCATCCACCGCAAACCGGTTCCGACATACCGTTGTAAGTGTGTACACATCCTCCACGAACCCTCCGATCATAGCCCCGCCATAGTAGTAGTCTCCCTCATCCATGGGGATGTAGGCCATCGAGGCTGGACGCCGTTCGTACGGGAAGTTGGCACGGGTCTGATCATAGTAGCCTGGGTGTATCACAGCAACCAGTCTTCCAAGAGACTCGGCCCCCCAGCGAGCGTGGAACTTGCTGTCCACGTCAAGACAGAAGATGTAGTCGGCCTCCCTTCTGATCTGACTTTCAATGGTGGTCTGGATGATCTCCATCCTCCGGGCTGATATCTCCTGCCAGCGGTTTGAACCCGGGACCTGGATCACACTTAAATGTCTCCCCTGAGTTAGGTTCACCGAAGGAACATCTTGGGGACGATCAGTGAAAACATAGTAGCGCACGTTGAAGCCGACCATGAAGTGCATCTCTGCTGTCTCCAGAAAATCTCGGAGAAAGCTGACATATCTGTCAGTATTTAAAGACATACATAACATAAGGattagtgccttgctcaatgaTACAACTGCAGGACTTCTCTgtatcagaggggttgggttaaatgtggaagacacatttcggttgaatgcattcagttggtcAACTGACTTGGTATCCCCTTAACTGCATCATCATTCTCATAGGACATTCTACCACTATCTGACCAGTATACAGTCTAGCAGATAATACATCAAGAAGTACAATTATTAATGTATTAATTAATTAACAATGTTCCAAGGCATGAGTCATGATTAAACCACAATATTTAATTACCTGCCATCAGGAACATATTTACTTATAGTTGCAGTGTTGAAAAAGTATTTATAATTTAACTTCCCTTTTGAATATTTGGCAAAGTTGTAGGCTACTCACTTTCCAACTGCAAACACTGTGGTTGCTATGGTGAGGTTCATGGGCTTGTAGATGTTGTCAACGAGCACAGGGTCAAAGGTGCCTTCCCAGATGATGGATGCCAACCATGGGGTCACTGTCACCACATCAGTACGTCTAGAGAAACAGAACAAAGGTCCTGCCTGACTGTGTTGTACTGACCAGAGCCATGTTAAGATCTCAATATTTCACTATGGTACTGGCAATTAAAGGACCTTGATGTGTCAGACACTAATATCAGGTGTGGCCTACCTAATATATCAAAGCTCCCCACACTGATGTGTCAGACACTTACATTACGTCAGCTAATATGACTTTAACATAAGGTAAAAATGCTGCTTACCCCACCAAGACACTGGGCTGCTTGTACAAAAGCCTGGGAGAACAAAATGTAATGAATGACTTAATTGTAATGAAGAGAAGGGCTGATGTTGGTAGTTTTAGATAGACTGACCTGTAATAGTTGCACTACTACATAACATATATTAACATTAGTAGAACTACTGCCCCAACCACCTTGCTATAAgctaaacacatacagtattccATCAACAATTTATGCAGTGAATCAAACATGACATTGATGCACATTTCTATGACATAAAAGGACCACTAATCTGTTTGATTGTCAGTCCTTTTTGGGAAGATTTTTTGGTAGGATTGATTTGATGGTTTTCATCAGTACAGCATGACACCATACTGCTATGGTTAATGATGGTAGAGTAAAATACAGATACCCACTTTTCTGGAGAGACCATGTTCCATACTCTGCTCCTGACCATGGGCTTACTCGGGCTGTATGAATAGAAAAACATAGTAAGAAGAAAACATACACAGTGAAGACGATAAAAACTAGAAAGTGTACTTTCTCAATAAGAAAAATTGTGTGACCTGCTTCAGCTGTCCAGAAGTATTTTCATGTTAGTGGAAGGAGTTTAGAAGTTTCAAATGTTAGAAGCTAGTGTTGACAATTTGAGGCTAGTGTAGTAGCgactgtattatatatagtagcgGG contains the following coding sequences:
- the LOC109897573 gene encoding globoside alpha-1,3-N-acetylgalactosaminyltransferase 1-like isoform X1, whose protein sequence is MRFSTNFKPYVLLLVVGIFLLLGYVYFSFFSERLNRDIPVDEDVKGSSPSKPMVRSRVWNMVSPEKLLYKQPSVLVGRTDVVTVTPWLASIIWEGTFDPVLVDNIYKPMNLTIATTVFAVGKYVSFLRDFLETAEMHFMVGFNVRYYVFTDRPQDVPSVNLTQGRHLSVIQVPGSNRWQEISARRMEIIQTTIESQIRREADYIFCLDVDSKFHARWGAESLGRLVAVIHPGYYDQTRANFPYERRPASMAYIPMDEGDYYYGGAMIGGFVEDVYTLTTVCRNRFAVDAGNSIEAAWQEESHLNRYLLYNKPSKVLSPEYLWQDFKAKTKEVKVIRFSGVVKNYAEVRPNV
- the LOC109897573 gene encoding globoside alpha-1,3-N-acetylgalactosaminyltransferase 1-like isoform X2 — protein: MRFSTNFKPYVLLLVVGIFLLLGYVYFSFFSERLNRPSKPMVRSRVWNMVSPEKLLYKQPSVLVGRTDVVTVTPWLASIIWEGTFDPVLVDNIYKPMNLTIATTVFAVGKYVSFLRDFLETAEMHFMVGFNVRYYVFTDRPQDVPSVNLTQGRHLSVIQVPGSNRWQEISARRMEIIQTTIESQIRREADYIFCLDVDSKFHARWGAESLGRLVAVIHPGYYDQTRANFPYERRPASMAYIPMDEGDYYYGGAMIGGFVEDVYTLTTVCRNRFAVDAGNSIEAAWQEESHLNRYLLYNKPSKVLSPEYLWQDFKAKTKEVKVIRFSGVVKNYAEVRPNV